A single genomic interval of Granulicella tundricola MP5ACTX9 harbors:
- a CDS encoding SIS domain-containing protein: protein MSQQDSPTPYPHWMLREIHEQPDSLTATLDRYVGPDGFREEVCQPIRTWLVAANKEIVIAASGSSRHAGMIAEILIEDICGTPVDVEYASEYCYRPERATKNAALLVISQSGETADTLAALRKANEAGHPTLAITNVINSTMAREASASFCTLAGRERAIPATKSFTAQLLNLQLLSLLAAESQQAIDAAELKTRLAQLASLPDTIKVQLEGWETAARAAADHFKEAESFLYLGRGVHYPVAREGALKLKESAYLHAEGYPSGELKHGPNALVSERIPLVMIATVDRSDADSVQRYDKVVQLMRDMRTQGANILAIANVGDQEVAAVATQVISVAEAPEPLLAICEVIPLQMLSYFMAINRGIDVDHPRNLTKAVLAE from the coding sequence ATGTCACAGCAAGATAGCCCCACCCCGTACCCACATTGGATGTTGCGCGAGATCCACGAACAACCTGACTCCCTGACCGCGACACTGGACCGCTACGTCGGCCCTGACGGTTTCCGTGAGGAGGTCTGCCAGCCCATTCGTACATGGCTGGTAGCGGCCAACAAGGAGATCGTCATTGCGGCCAGCGGCTCCAGCCGCCACGCCGGCATGATCGCAGAGATCCTCATTGAAGACATCTGTGGCACGCCTGTAGACGTCGAGTACGCAAGCGAGTACTGCTACCGCCCGGAGCGCGCCACCAAGAACGCCGCGCTGCTCGTCATCTCGCAATCCGGCGAGACAGCGGACACCCTGGCCGCTCTGCGCAAGGCCAATGAAGCCGGCCACCCCACGCTAGCCATCACCAACGTCATCAACTCCACCATGGCTCGTGAGGCCAGCGCGTCCTTCTGCACACTGGCTGGCCGGGAGCGAGCCATTCCCGCCACCAAGAGTTTCACCGCGCAGCTCCTCAACCTGCAGCTTCTCTCCCTGCTCGCCGCGGAGTCGCAGCAGGCAATCGACGCCGCTGAGCTTAAGACGCGCCTCGCACAACTCGCCTCATTGCCGGACACGATCAAGGTCCAGTTGGAAGGATGGGAGACCGCAGCCCGCGCTGCCGCAGATCACTTCAAAGAAGCCGAGAGCTTTCTCTACCTGGGACGCGGTGTCCACTATCCCGTCGCTCGTGAAGGCGCGCTCAAGCTGAAGGAGTCCGCTTATCTTCACGCAGAGGGCTATCCCAGCGGCGAGCTCAAACACGGCCCCAACGCTCTCGTCAGCGAACGAATTCCGCTCGTGATGATCGCCACCGTGGATCGCTCGGATGCGGACTCGGTTCAGCGCTACGACAAGGTCGTTCAGCTCATGCGGGACATGCGCACGCAAGGCGCGAACATCCTCGCCATCGCCAACGTAGGCGACCAGGAAGTGGCGGCTGTTGCGACCCAGGTCATCTCCGTTGCCGAAGCACCGGAGCCTCTGCTCGCCATCTGCGAGGTCATCCCGCTCCAGATGCTGTCGTACTTCATGGCCATCAATCGCGGCATCGACGTGGACCACCCTCGCAATCTTACGAAGGCGGTCCTCGCCGAATAA
- a CDS encoding voltage-gated chloride channel family protein: protein MIELARWISISALVGIMGGSASALLLISLNYATDLREKHVWLILFLAPAGWLVGEMYKRLGTSVEAGNNLILEEIHSPTATIPVRMTPLILIGTFMTHLFGGSAGREGTAIQTGASLADQLARPFRLSPRDRRILLMAGISAGFASVFGTPLAGAIFGLEVLAIGTLSYEAIAPCFMAAFVGDLVTRAWKVHHTVYTVTDVPTMSIRGVAYAMIAGAIFGLAGMCFARLTHAVSHLAKKYIVNPPLRPVAGGLLVTIAVFGLGTSHTLKYIGLGIPTIVAAFHSRLPAYDFAAKSIFTAITLGAGFKGGEVTPLFFIGSTLGNALSRLIPLPSSLMAGMGFVAVFAGAANTPIASTLMAVELFGGEAGAYAGIACVISYLFSGHAGIYSSQRVGQSKHLSRAEEEGLPLTLVAKMHDAPEENTAPLHLK, encoded by the coding sequence TTGATCGAACTTGCCCGCTGGATTTCAATCTCCGCCCTTGTGGGGATCATGGGCGGCTCTGCTTCGGCGCTGCTGCTTATCTCACTGAACTATGCGACCGACCTGCGCGAAAAGCATGTCTGGCTGATCCTGTTTCTGGCTCCGGCCGGCTGGCTCGTGGGCGAGATGTACAAGCGGCTCGGCACTTCGGTTGAGGCGGGCAACAATCTCATCCTGGAAGAGATCCACAGTCCCACCGCGACCATCCCAGTCCGGATGACGCCTCTGATCCTGATCGGCACCTTCATGACCCATCTCTTTGGCGGGTCTGCAGGACGTGAAGGCACGGCGATCCAGACTGGAGCCTCGCTCGCAGATCAACTTGCGCGACCGTTCCGCCTGTCTCCGCGCGACCGCCGCATCCTCCTGATGGCGGGCATCAGCGCGGGTTTTGCGTCGGTCTTCGGGACGCCGCTGGCCGGTGCCATCTTTGGCCTTGAGGTCCTGGCCATCGGCACTCTCAGCTATGAGGCCATCGCGCCCTGCTTCATGGCCGCGTTCGTCGGGGACTTGGTGACGCGGGCCTGGAAGGTCCATCACACCGTCTACACCGTGACTGATGTCCCCACCATGAGCATCCGCGGCGTCGCCTACGCCATGATCGCCGGTGCGATCTTCGGATTGGCAGGCATGTGCTTCGCCAGACTGACCCATGCGGTCTCTCACCTCGCAAAGAAGTACATTGTCAACCCTCCGCTGCGTCCTGTCGCCGGCGGTCTGCTCGTGACAATTGCAGTCTTCGGGCTCGGCACATCTCACACGCTGAAGTACATCGGCTTGGGAATCCCGACCATCGTTGCAGCGTTCCACTCCAGGCTGCCTGCCTATGACTTTGCCGCCAAGTCCATCTTCACCGCCATCACGCTCGGCGCGGGCTTCAAAGGCGGAGAGGTCACCCCACTCTTTTTTATCGGCTCCACGCTGGGCAATGCGCTCTCCCGCCTGATCCCGCTGCCGTCCTCGCTAATGGCCGGGATGGGGTTCGTTGCGGTCTTCGCAGGCGCAGCCAACACTCCCATTGCGTCCACGCTCATGGCAGTCGAACTCTTTGGCGGCGAAGCCGGTGCCTATGCGGGGATCGCCTGCGTCATCAGCTACCTCTTCTCCGGTCATGCCGGGATCTATAGCTCGCAGCGCGTGGGACAAAGCAAACATCTGAGCCGCGCTGAGGAAGAGGGCCTGCCCCTGACGCTCGTCGCCAAGATGCATGACGCGCCGGAAGAAAACACCGCGCCGCTTCATCTAAAATAA
- a CDS encoding GH92 family glycosyl hydrolase — MSSRREFIQGTAGVCAAAWLSSAAVLAEPSAQEEEVLRWVDPRIGTGGHGHCYPGASVPFGAVQLSPDTFNDGWDWCAGYHVSDSSIMGFSHTHLSGTGCGDLLDFLVMAGTGPAKIVPGTREKPEDGYRSRFSHEDEVATPGYYSVLLKDYQVRAELSATERAGIHRYTFPASDEAYLILDLQHAYLDDGKPTVVSSELKRIGPDTFTGGRVTKAWGNGRHAYFSMQLSKAPTRVVYYSDDKEVPAGALEGKNLKCVMYFKTKAQETILVKTGISGVSAEAAGKNVKAEIPAWNFEKVRSDARAKWSRQIGKIQVTSANEAHKRVFYTALYHMSLGPTLFDDVDGTYRGMDQQMHTLPAGRHNYTTFSAWDTYRAAHPAYTLIETERVPDFVNTLIRMAAESPQGMPVWPLQGCETGTMTGYHSAAIISEAINKGFKGIDEQLAYQVMMKRAMVDNYRGLGYYRKMNYIPADLEDESVSKTFEYCYDDWAIAHVSKKLGKSDDAALLVKRSTNYKNYFDPSVGFMRPKLQDASFTTPFNPIDMGHMKKWRDYTESNAWQTTFAVQHDPAGLIALFGGREPFLAKLDELFTTASTLPADAPPDIAGMVGQYAHGNEPSHHIAYLYVYAGAPHKTQARVRSLMETMYSPNPDGMQGNEDVGQMSAWFLLSALGFYPVDAVSGNYILGSPLFEHATVNVGGGKKLEIEVKRSDPAHAYIQAFSLNGEPQQKAWFHHSDIAQGGKLSFQMGPEPNLTFGAAPEVVPPSLTL, encoded by the coding sequence ATGAGCTCACGTCGCGAATTTATTCAGGGGACTGCTGGTGTTTGTGCTGCTGCATGGCTCTCATCGGCTGCTGTGTTGGCAGAGCCTTCTGCGCAAGAAGAGGAAGTGCTGCGCTGGGTCGATCCACGGATTGGCACGGGCGGTCATGGCCACTGCTATCCCGGTGCTTCGGTGCCGTTTGGTGCTGTGCAGTTGAGCCCGGACACCTTTAACGATGGCTGGGATTGGTGCGCGGGATACCATGTTTCCGATAGCTCCATCATGGGCTTCAGCCATACGCATCTCAGCGGCACTGGCTGCGGTGACCTGCTGGACTTCCTGGTGATGGCGGGTACGGGGCCGGCGAAGATCGTTCCGGGTACGCGGGAGAAGCCGGAGGATGGCTACCGTTCACGCTTCAGCCATGAGGACGAGGTGGCGACGCCGGGGTACTACTCGGTGCTGCTGAAGGACTACCAAGTTCGCGCGGAGCTGTCCGCGACCGAGCGTGCGGGTATCCATCGCTATACCTTCCCTGCGAGTGATGAAGCTTACCTGATCCTCGACCTGCAGCATGCCTATCTGGATGATGGAAAGCCCACCGTCGTCTCTTCGGAGTTGAAGCGGATAGGGCCGGATACGTTTACTGGCGGCCGCGTGACGAAGGCCTGGGGCAATGGGCGGCATGCTTACTTCTCCATGCAGCTTTCCAAGGCTCCAACGCGCGTCGTCTATTACAGCGATGACAAGGAAGTGCCAGCGGGCGCGTTGGAAGGAAAGAACCTGAAGTGCGTGATGTACTTCAAGACGAAGGCGCAGGAGACGATCCTGGTCAAGACCGGCATCTCCGGCGTCAGCGCGGAGGCTGCAGGCAAGAACGTCAAGGCTGAGATTCCCGCGTGGAATTTCGAAAAGGTTCGGAGCGACGCAAGAGCGAAGTGGAGCCGGCAGATCGGCAAGATTCAGGTGACCTCCGCGAATGAGGCGCACAAGCGCGTGTTCTACACGGCGCTTTACCATATGTCGCTGGGGCCGACGTTGTTTGACGATGTGGATGGCACGTATCGTGGCATGGATCAGCAGATGCACACGCTGCCTGCCGGACGTCACAACTACACGACCTTCTCCGCATGGGATACGTACCGCGCAGCCCATCCGGCGTATACGTTGATTGAGACGGAACGTGTGCCGGATTTTGTGAACACGCTGATCCGCATGGCGGCGGAGAGCCCGCAGGGGATGCCGGTATGGCCGCTGCAGGGTTGCGAGACGGGCACGATGACGGGCTATCACTCGGCCGCGATCATCTCTGAGGCGATCAACAAAGGCTTCAAGGGCATCGACGAACAGCTTGCCTACCAGGTGATGATGAAGCGTGCGATGGTGGATAACTATCGTGGCTTGGGCTACTACCGCAAGATGAACTATATCCCTGCGGATCTCGAAGATGAATCCGTCTCGAAGACGTTCGAGTACTGCTATGACGATTGGGCGATCGCACATGTGTCCAAGAAGCTGGGCAAGAGCGACGATGCAGCGTTGCTGGTGAAGCGGTCGACGAACTATAAGAACTACTTCGATCCGTCGGTCGGCTTTATGCGGCCCAAGCTTCAGGACGCATCGTTTACAACACCTTTCAACCCCATCGACATGGGCCACATGAAGAAGTGGCGCGACTATACGGAGTCAAACGCATGGCAGACGACGTTTGCTGTGCAGCATGACCCGGCGGGGCTGATCGCTCTGTTTGGTGGACGTGAACCCTTTCTGGCCAAGCTGGATGAACTCTTCACGACTGCATCCACACTGCCCGCGGATGCGCCACCGGACATCGCCGGGATGGTGGGTCAGTATGCGCACGGCAATGAGCCCTCGCACCATATCGCATACCTGTACGTGTATGCGGGCGCGCCGCATAAGACGCAGGCTCGCGTACGCAGCCTGATGGAGACGATGTACTCTCCGAATCCAGACGGGATGCAGGGCAATGAAGACGTCGGCCAGATGTCCGCGTGGTTCCTGTTGAGCGCGTTGGGCTTCTATCCGGTCGATGCGGTCAGCGGCAATTACATCCTGGGCTCACCGTTGTTTGAGCATGCAACCGTCAATGTGGGCGGCGGCAAGAAGCTTGAGATTGAGGTGAAGCGCAGCGATCCTGCGCACGCCTATATCCAGGCCTTCTCGTTGAACGGCGAGCCGCAGCAGAAGGCATGGTTCCACCACAGCGACATCGCACAGGGAGGGAAGCTCAGCTTCCAGATGGGTCCTGAGCCAAACCTCACCTTTGGTGCGGCGCCTGAGGTTGTACCGCCTTCGCTCACGCTCTAG
- a CDS encoding sugar MFS transporter has translation MAAATSLQTGSQTTNTQGSFAVPLTLMVSLYFGIGFITALNDILVPHFKDLFHLSNFLALLVQFAFFGAYFLMSVPSGWIVGRVGYKNGIVLSLATMGCGLLLFLPASILVFYPLFLFALFVVGSGLALLQVAINPYIGALGRPETAAARLNIAGFFNSLAGTSAPKVGAAFIFIAAGASAAQLAASVRTPYMILAALAFFMAILTRFVPLPRLLEPTAEAAAEPLDGSAWQFRHLRLGAVAIFLYVGAEVAIGSLLINYLGQPSMGSMTHAAAARYVSFYWGGAMIGRFIGSFALQKIDAAKALTFVAILAFITVATAVLAHGMVGSMAIVVCGLFNSVMWPCIFPLSVKGLGRFTSQGSGILIMMVVGGAVIPEIQGLLADSFGYQKSFLIVLCCYAYLIYFGLSGHRPQQSVETASQTTIAPPELV, from the coding sequence ATGGCTGCTGCTACAAGCCTGCAAACGGGATCACAGACAACCAACACCCAGGGCAGCTTCGCCGTGCCGCTGACGCTGATGGTCTCGTTGTACTTCGGAATCGGCTTCATCACCGCGTTGAACGATATCCTTGTTCCCCACTTCAAGGATCTCTTTCACCTCTCAAACTTCCTCGCGCTGCTGGTGCAATTCGCCTTCTTCGGCGCGTACTTTCTGATGTCCGTACCCTCAGGCTGGATCGTCGGCCGGGTCGGCTATAAGAACGGCATCGTGCTCTCACTTGCGACGATGGGTTGCGGCCTCCTGCTCTTTCTGCCCGCCTCCATCCTCGTCTTCTATCCGCTGTTTCTGTTTGCGCTGTTCGTCGTCGGCAGCGGACTTGCACTGCTGCAGGTGGCCATCAATCCGTATATCGGCGCACTGGGCCGGCCGGAGACGGCTGCCGCCCGCCTCAACATTGCGGGCTTCTTCAACTCCCTTGCCGGCACCAGCGCACCCAAGGTGGGCGCGGCGTTCATCTTCATCGCGGCAGGAGCCAGCGCAGCGCAACTCGCCGCCTCTGTCCGCACGCCGTACATGATTCTCGCGGCTCTGGCCTTCTTCATGGCCATTCTTACGAGGTTCGTTCCACTTCCCCGGCTGCTGGAACCAACCGCCGAAGCTGCCGCCGAACCGCTCGACGGCAGCGCGTGGCAGTTCCGCCATCTGCGCCTGGGAGCTGTTGCCATCTTCCTTTACGTGGGCGCTGAGGTTGCCATCGGCAGTCTGCTCATCAACTACCTCGGCCAACCGTCGATGGGCAGCATGACCCACGCAGCCGCTGCCCGCTACGTCTCGTTCTACTGGGGCGGCGCGATGATCGGGCGCTTCATCGGCTCCTTCGCCCTGCAGAAGATCGACGCCGCCAAGGCCCTGACCTTCGTCGCCATCCTGGCCTTCATCACAGTGGCCACGGCAGTGTTGGCGCACGGAATGGTGGGCTCCATGGCCATCGTCGTCTGCGGCCTCTTCAACTCCGTGATGTGGCCCTGCATCTTCCCTCTCTCTGTCAAGGGCCTTGGACGTTTCACCAGCCAGGGCTCCGGCATCCTCATCATGATGGTCGTTGGCGGAGCCGTGATCCCGGAGATCCAGGGCCTCCTCGCCGATTCCTTCGGCTACCAGAAGAGCTTCCTCATCGTCCTCTGCTGCTACGCCTACCTCATCTACTTCGGCTTATCCGGCCATCGTCCCCAGCAGAGTGTCGAGACCGCATCACAAACGACGATTGCACCACCAGAGCTCGTCTGA